The Methylomusa anaerophila genome has a segment encoding these proteins:
- a CDS encoding bifunctional glycosyltransferase family 2 protein/class I SAM-dependent methyltransferase, protein MKTSIVILTYNQLSSTEQCVESIRKFTEPDQYEIIIIDDNSADGTVEWLRNQPDLKIIYNEQSLGVPIRYNQGIKLASGDNILLIDHDVVVTHGWLTNLMNCLYSDEKIGAVGPVTNYCAGYQNIRINYKTMEEMQAFGKTYNQSNAAAWEERLKLAGYCLLIKKEVVDSIGLLDELFTPGSFEDDDYSFRIRMAGYKLMLCKDTFVHHFGNVHFKIDNVNYHEQFKINRDKFAVKWGFDSAYSTSIRQDLIGFIDKPKDQAIKVLEIGCACGGTLLQIKNIYPKAELYGIELNEQAALSAKLLADVIATDIEKTILPYLEDYFDYIILGDVLEHMVNPWKALANLRPYLNQSGQIFASIPNVMHFSVLRNLLMGSWTYEDAGILDRTHMRFFTLNEIEKMFTGTGYKVHGYQPVLVYETEDDRRFIEGLANLAGDYRLAEQYRAYQYLVKASKEKPLTGFRPPAMDVQQLILLLCRIEQGINPDENLQTLIGCISEEKVTAAQIVEAVMKGLVHKEDIVLVVVANCYKHGLQEHAHDILEQACKMNPQNTQTALNLLRNLDCKDKAAELTKEILEAAKENGNDNEHENGNERQ, encoded by the coding sequence ATGAAAACAAGTATTGTTATTTTGACTTATAATCAACTGTCATCTACTGAGCAGTGTGTCGAGAGTATCCGCAAATTTACCGAGCCGGACCAATATGAAATTATCATAATAGACGATAATTCCGCCGACGGCACGGTTGAATGGCTGAGAAACCAGCCTGATTTAAAAATAATATACAATGAGCAGAGTCTTGGCGTTCCGATAAGGTATAATCAGGGGATTAAACTGGCTTCCGGGGATAACATCCTACTCATCGATCATGATGTTGTTGTGACACATGGCTGGCTTACGAATCTAATGAATTGCCTTTATAGTGATGAAAAAATCGGCGCAGTGGGACCGGTTACAAATTATTGCGCCGGTTATCAAAATATCAGAATTAACTACAAAACCATGGAAGAAATGCAGGCATTCGGAAAAACTTACAACCAATCGAATGCCGCTGCTTGGGAGGAAAGATTAAAACTTGCCGGCTATTGCTTGTTAATTAAGAAGGAAGTAGTCGACAGCATCGGTCTCTTGGATGAATTGTTCACACCAGGCAGCTTTGAGGATGATGATTATTCCTTCCGGATAAGAATGGCCGGCTATAAGCTGATGCTGTGCAAAGATACCTTTGTCCACCATTTTGGCAATGTGCATTTTAAAATAGACAATGTTAATTATCACGAGCAATTCAAAATAAATCGGGATAAATTTGCCGTTAAATGGGGATTTGACTCAGCATATTCAACATCTATCAGGCAAGACCTAATTGGTTTCATTGATAAGCCAAAGGATCAAGCCATAAAAGTATTGGAAATAGGCTGCGCTTGTGGCGGCACATTGCTGCAAATCAAAAATATTTATCCAAAAGCTGAACTATACGGCATTGAACTTAATGAACAGGCGGCTTTAAGCGCAAAGCTGCTTGCCGACGTAATCGCCACAGATATTGAAAAAACAATACTGCCTTACCTTGAAGACTACTTTGATTATATTATTCTGGGGGATGTTCTGGAACACATGGTGAATCCCTGGAAAGCCTTGGCGAATTTAAGACCGTATTTGAACCAAAGCGGACAAATTTTTGCCAGCATTCCCAATGTTATGCATTTTAGCGTACTTCGCAATTTGCTTATGGGAAGCTGGACTTATGAAGATGCCGGAATTTTAGACAGAACTCACATGCGGTTCTTTACGCTGAATGAAATTGAAAAAATGTTTACAGGTACCGGTTACAAGGTGCACGGCTACCAGCCGGTACTTGTTTATGAAACCGAGGACGACAGGAGATTCATTGAGGGGTTAGCCAATCTCGCCGGTGATTACCGGCTGGCCGAGCAATACAGAGCTTACCAGTACCTGGTGAAAGCATCCAAGGAAAAACCTTTAACCGGCTTTCGCCCACCGGCCATGGATGTACAGCAGTTAATCCTCTTGCTGTGCAGGATTGAGCAAGGAATCAACCCGGACGAAAATTTGCAAACCCTGATTGGCTGCATTTCTGAAGAAAAAGTTACTGCCGCTCAAATTGTTGAAGCGGTTATGAAAGGTTTGGTTCATAAAGAAGATATAGTGCTTGTTGTTGTGGCAAATTGTTATAAACATGGGCTGCAGGAGCATGCCCATGATATTCTGGAACAGGCCTGCAAAATGAATCCTCAAAATACTCAAACTGCGCTAAACTTGTTAAGAAACCTGGATTGTAAGGACAAGGCGGCTGAGCTGACAAAAGAAATCCTGGAAGCAGCCAAGGAAAATGGAAATGATAATGAACACGAAAACGGAAATGAACGCCAATAA
- a CDS encoding glycosyltransferase family protein: protein MNTKTEMNANKICFITCVNNDDFYRECLLYINNLEVPAGYNVETLAMKDSLSMTSAFNKTIRQTDAKYKVYLHQDVYIINKYFIRAILNVFSNPQVGMIGVAGCAKIPASGIWWESGCNYGKVYDSHTGTMELLSFQEIGHEYKEVQGIDGLIMITQYDLPWREDIFTGWHFYDVSQCLEFIRAGYKVVIPQQHEPWCIHDCGIVNISNGYDDYRKVFLNEYFGNLIH, encoded by the coding sequence ATGAACACGAAAACGGAAATGAACGCCAATAAAATCTGTTTTATCACTTGCGTCAATAATGATGACTTCTACCGGGAGTGTCTTTTATATATCAACAACCTTGAGGTTCCTGCCGGATATAATGTTGAAACGCTAGCCATGAAAGATTCCCTTTCGATGACCAGCGCCTTTAATAAAACCATACGCCAAACTGATGCTAAGTACAAAGTGTATTTGCATCAGGATGTGTATATTATTAATAAGTATTTCATACGAGCTATATTAAATGTTTTTAGCAATCCCCAGGTCGGCATGATTGGCGTTGCCGGTTGTGCTAAAATTCCTGCCAGCGGGATTTGGTGGGAATCAGGCTGCAACTATGGCAAAGTATATGATAGCCATACGGGAACAATGGAACTTCTTTCCTTTCAGGAAATAGGCCATGAATATAAAGAAGTTCAAGGTATTGACGGACTGATTATGATTACCCAATATGATCTACCCTGGCGGGAGGATATTTTCACCGGTTGGCATTTTTATGATGTATCGCAATGTCTGGAGTTTATCCGGGCCGGATATAAGGTGGTTATTCCGCAGCAGCATGAGCCGTGGTGTATTCATGATTGCGGGATTGTGAATATAAGCAATGGGTATGATGATTACCGTAAGGTCTTTTTAAATGAGTATTTTGGGAATTTGATTCACTAA
- a CDS encoding gamma-glutamylcyclotransferase family protein, giving the protein MSQDNESRQPFLYFAYGSNLNPAQMRQRCPRHRVVGIARLPGYRLGFYGHSTKWDGGVETIIPQPQSEVWGVLYQLDAFEWRQLDSYQDAKDNGRGEYFHFPVEVMDEEQSVRTAITYKKDMLDKAERPSTEYLGIIVQGAQEHGLPANYVAELRHIPTRPALYAVPRKQGPDRMSDGGCSGCGD; this is encoded by the coding sequence ATGTCTCAAGACAACGAATCACGCCAACCATTCCTTTACTTTGCTTACGGGTCTAACCTTAATCCGGCGCAAATGCGGCAAAGGTGTCCCCGGCACCGTGTTGTCGGTATCGCCCGGCTGCCGGGATACCGGCTGGGCTTTTACGGGCATTCCACCAAGTGGGACGGAGGGGTGGAGACTATTATTCCCCAGCCCCAATCCGAAGTATGGGGCGTGTTGTATCAGTTGGATGCCTTTGAATGGCGGCAATTGGACAGTTACCAGGATGCCAAAGATAACGGCCGGGGAGAATACTTCCACTTTCCGGTTGAAGTCATGGATGAAGAGCAGTCGGTGCGAACGGCAATTACCTATAAGAAAGACATGTTAGATAAGGCGGAGCGCCCCAGCACCGAATACCTAGGCATTATTGTCCAAGGTGCCCAGGAACACGGATTACCGGCGAATTACGTGGCGGAACTGCGGCATATCCCGACCCGACCGGCTTTGTATGCAGTCCCGCGCAAACAAGGACCAGACAGAATGTCCGACGGAGGTTGCAGCGGGTGTGGGGATTAG
- a CDS encoding O-fucosyltransferase family protein, giving the protein MAIFRTIGEALFYSTQNQSVGIILSDVQTRTSIDFDAYPYFSKISIDSYIDINDLTTLLGNRNISVRQSQEDIENMNEIQNNIITCRRFPQRHMLPAESRDTGALIAKSFPFAKKMLKFAYHIIGLMSFYPRWKAIHLRIEGDLMQLSAIRDVGLETFTKSQLQQTIDMISITPNLSAVYIASGIQDEKYNNAVNIISKEFPHLAITRKKDILKASPAIKEEFEALCLEEQALIDWLVCVGAPFFAGLHASSFAYLAGYMRHYRGFDKETTHLYPDYQPCWDAWFPRV; this is encoded by the coding sequence ATGGCAATTTTCAGAACTATAGGCGAAGCACTGTTTTATTCTACGCAAAATCAATCTGTAGGTATCATTTTGAGCGATGTTCAAACCAGAACTTCAATCGACTTTGATGCTTATCCATATTTTTCGAAAATAAGCATTGATTCCTATATTGATATAAATGACCTGACCACATTACTTGGCAATAGGAATATCTCAGTTAGACAATCACAAGAAGATATTGAAAATATGAATGAAATCCAGAATAATATCATCACTTGCAGACGCTTTCCCCAGCGGCATATGTTACCGGCTGAAAGCAGAGATACGGGTGCATTGATTGCCAAATCTTTTCCTTTTGCTAAAAAAATGTTAAAATTCGCTTATCATATTATTGGTTTAATGTCCTTTTATCCAAGATGGAAAGCGATTCATTTAAGGATTGAAGGCGATTTAATGCAATTATCTGCTATCCGGGATGTAGGTTTAGAAACCTTTACTAAGAGTCAACTTCAACAAACTATCGATATGATTTCAATTACTCCGAATTTGTCTGCCGTGTATATCGCTTCCGGAATTCAAGACGAAAAATATAATAATGCAGTTAATATTATAAGTAAAGAATTCCCTCACTTGGCAATAACAAGAAAAAAAGACATCTTAAAGGCTTCTCCTGCGATAAAGGAAGAGTTCGAAGCATTATGTTTGGAAGAACAGGCATTAATAGATTGGTTAGTATGTGTAGGCGCTCCTTTTTTCGCCGGCCTGCATGCTTCGTCATTTGCTTACTTAGCAGGTTATATGCGTCATTATCGTGGATTTGATAAAGAAACAACCCATTTATATCCAGATTATCAACCGTGCTGGGATGCATGGTTTCCTCGTGTATGA
- a CDS encoding M24 family metallopeptidase translates to MADFEMQEYETRVGRLRQVLAANSVDLLVLNQNTDLYYYTGSVQPLYAVIPAKGKQFVLARKALQRIREEVVGFHLEEFRGTNDLAQIIQRNGLPHAKRIGFALDNTAYSTVERWQDLFPAATICDLSWQIRQLRMVKSKAEIAIFAKAGAILNKLPQIVRESFRPSMTELELSAAIEYYFRLNGHCGLTRCRREGIEMGLGVCSSGVNSLAGTKFDGICGGVGVSAAVPYGAACRAIVKNQPIILDYGFNIEGYHVDQTRMFSWGEPAEPVLKAYQAMLKVEEAVFAVLKPGCSWTAVYETALQAAAAAGYETEFMGLGPEKVRFVGHGVGLELDEPPFLAPKMNFPLETGMVVAVEPKVSLPGIGVIGIEDTVVIRENGNGIETITTCPRDFFLIN, encoded by the coding sequence ATGGCGGATTTTGAGATGCAGGAATATGAAACGCGGGTTGGCAGATTGCGCCAGGTCCTGGCAGCAAATAGCGTAGACTTGCTGGTGTTGAATCAGAATACCGACTTATATTACTACACCGGTTCGGTGCAGCCTTTGTATGCGGTGATTCCGGCTAAAGGCAAGCAGTTCGTATTAGCCCGGAAAGCTTTGCAAAGGATTAGAGAGGAAGTGGTCGGTTTTCATTTGGAGGAATTTCGCGGCACTAACGATTTGGCTCAGATAATTCAACGGAATGGTTTACCCCATGCCAAACGAATCGGTTTTGCTCTGGATAACACGGCATATTCCACGGTTGAACGCTGGCAGGATCTTTTTCCGGCAGCGACAATCTGCGATTTGTCCTGGCAGATCCGGCAATTAAGAATGGTGAAATCTAAGGCGGAGATTGCCATATTTGCTAAGGCGGGAGCTATTCTTAACAAGTTGCCGCAAATAGTGCGGGAATCTTTCCGGCCAAGTATGACCGAACTGGAATTAAGCGCGGCTATTGAATATTATTTTCGTCTGAATGGTCATTGCGGTTTGACCCGTTGCCGCCGTGAAGGGATTGAAATGGGGCTTGGTGTGTGCAGCAGCGGCGTGAATAGCTTAGCCGGCACCAAGTTTGACGGAATCTGCGGCGGCGTGGGGGTTTCGGCAGCAGTCCCTTATGGAGCCGCTTGCCGGGCGATAGTTAAAAATCAACCCATAATCCTTGATTATGGGTTTAACATAGAAGGTTATCATGTTGACCAAACCAGAATGTTTTCCTGGGGAGAGCCGGCGGAACCTGTCCTAAAGGCTTATCAGGCAATGTTAAAAGTGGAGGAAGCTGTATTTGCTGTCTTAAAACCCGGTTGTTCATGGACTGCTGTTTATGAAACGGCATTGCAGGCTGCTGCCGCCGCTGGTTACGAAACTGAATTTATGGGTCTCGGTCCGGAAAAAGTCCGGTTTGTCGGCCACGGAGTCGGCTTGGAATTGGACGAACCACCTTTTTTGGCGCCAAAGATGAATTTTCCCTTGGAAACAGGAATGGTGGTGGCGGTAGAGCCAAAAGTATCCCTGCCGGGGATCGGCGTCATCGGCATAGAAGACACCGTCGTGATTCGGGAAAACGGTAATGGTATTGAAACCATTACAACCTGTCCCAGGGATTTCTTTCTTATAAATTGA
- a CDS encoding PAS domain S-box protein, translating to MFKRLQMEIILILFVVSSIAISANYYLSNHVLRDGSSNAVKAEVFAIEQGTALWIFVFALGLVAFTLSLWPNKPLLKLYNVTANYIKDTKDTKGTKSTKDTKDITDLKKAEKEISQKESILRRIIEKSPAAIVVVDRDAVITYVSELIGMGKYELKEFIGQPLHFITDKIGIDYERSILVRALRGEVINGEFAVIEKREWLASAIAIRDAITDEITGAIGIYYDVEEQRKAQREKLQALAEFHTLFMNNVGAIAIIRSSDGTLADVNEAWERLTGFYREEAIGRTVVELGMERAMGQAEYLNFLASVQKVAEKSQSLRFFQKSGEERMALSSWQPIERNGEPHLVLTLVDITEMKRYEKEMARLDRLNLVGEMAASISHEIRNPMTTVRGYLQFMKGKPDLSRYVSSIEIMIDELDRANSIITEFLSLAKNKHIQATLFNINDIVNSIYPLLQSEALLKGHDIVFEAGSAPELVMDEKEIRQLILNLAKNGLEAMTGRGNILTIRTWQENRHVILSVSDQGPGIPAHIINQIGTPFVTTKETGTGLGLSVCFAIASRNHAKLTFDTGPEGTTFFLTFSDISDISEAESRPPGE from the coding sequence ATGTTTAAAAGACTTCAGATGGAGATCATACTGATATTATTTGTGGTATCATCCATTGCAATCAGTGCAAATTATTACCTCAGCAACCATGTTTTAAGAGATGGGTCTTCCAATGCTGTAAAGGCTGAAGTTTTTGCTATAGAACAAGGCACAGCGCTATGGATATTTGTTTTCGCACTGGGCCTTGTTGCCTTCACACTTTCCTTGTGGCCAAATAAGCCGCTGTTAAAACTTTACAATGTTACTGCCAACTATATTAAAGATACCAAAGATACTAAGGGTACTAAGAGTACTAAAGATACTAAAGATATTACCGATCTAAAAAAAGCGGAAAAAGAAATTAGCCAGAAGGAGTCCATACTCCGCCGCATCATTGAGAAGTCTCCGGCAGCTATTGTTGTCGTTGACCGCGATGCGGTCATTACCTATGTTAGTGAGTTAATCGGTATGGGCAAGTATGAGCTCAAGGAATTTATCGGACAGCCTCTCCATTTTATCACAGACAAAATTGGTATAGACTATGAACGGTCTATCCTTGTCCGGGCGTTACGCGGTGAAGTCATTAACGGGGAGTTCGCGGTTATAGAGAAGCGGGAATGGCTGGCAAGCGCTATTGCTATCCGTGATGCAATAACCGACGAAATCACCGGCGCCATAGGAATCTACTACGATGTGGAAGAGCAACGCAAAGCACAGCGGGAGAAACTCCAGGCGTTAGCGGAGTTTCATACGCTGTTCATGAATAATGTAGGGGCTATTGCCATTATTCGAAGCTCTGACGGGACTTTGGCTGATGTGAATGAGGCCTGGGAACGCCTAACCGGGTTTTACCGTGAGGAAGCAATAGGACGGACGGTTGTTGAACTTGGAATGGAGCGGGCTATGGGCCAGGCAGAATACTTAAATTTTCTCGCATCAGTCCAAAAGGTTGCCGAGAAGTCACAAAGTCTACGCTTTTTCCAAAAGTCGGGCGAAGAACGAATGGCGCTGAGCAGTTGGCAGCCGATTGAAAGAAACGGCGAACCGCATCTGGTTCTAACGCTAGTTGATATTACCGAAATGAAACGCTATGAAAAGGAAATGGCCCGCTTGGATCGCCTTAATTTGGTTGGCGAAATGGCTGCCAGTATTAGCCATGAAATTCGTAATCCGATGACAACGGTGCGCGGCTATCTTCAATTTATGAAAGGAAAACCAGATCTCTCCCGATATGTCTCATCGATAGAAATAATGATCGATGAACTGGATAGAGCCAATTCCATTATTACCGAATTTTTGTCATTAGCCAAAAACAAGCATATTCAAGCCACCCTATTTAATATCAATGATATAGTCAATAGTATCTATCCTCTGCTTCAGTCCGAAGCATTACTTAAAGGCCACGATATAGTATTCGAAGCCGGTTCTGCTCCTGAGTTGGTAATGGATGAAAAGGAAATACGGCAACTCATCCTTAATTTGGCCAAGAATGGTTTAGAGGCTATGACGGGGCGGGGAAACATACTGACCATCCGGACTTGGCAGGAAAACCGGCATGTTATTTTGTCCGTCAGTGATCAAGGCCCTGGCATTCCGGCGCATATTATCAACCAAATTGGAACCCCCTTCGTGACAACTAAGGAAACGGGAACCGGATTGGGGCTGTCGGTTTGCTTTGCCATAGCCTCCCGGAATCATGCTAAATTAACTTTTGATACAGGCCCTGAAGGCACAACTTTTTTTCTAACTTTTTCAGATATATCCGATATAAGTGAAGCAGAAAGCCGGCCCCCTGGGGAATAG
- a CDS encoding RNA-guided endonuclease TnpB family protein, translating into MNKAYKYRLYPDPEQKNLINKTFGCVRFVYNKMLANRKEIYEQFKDDKEALKAQKYLLPADFKKEFEWLKEVDSLALANAQLNLQTAYKNFFRDKIIGFPKFKSKHHSRKSYTTNNQGGTIRLVDNKTIRLPKLKDVRIKLHRQMPLQAAIKSATISKTPTGKYYIAILVEYETKIKPVTPKPETVLGLDYSSKSLFVDSQANNADYPKFYRKAEEKLRKAQRKLSKRKKEGKNREKQRRKVAKLHEKVANQRKDFLHKLSRQIANVYTAIAIEELNMRGMAQSLNLAKSTNDNGFGMLKTFLTYKLAEQGKQLVVIDKWFPSSKKCSFCGNENKELTLADRAWTCSHCGAELDRDINAAINIKNEGCRILNIA; encoded by the coding sequence GAAGAATCTTATTAATAAAACATTCGGCTGCGTGCGCTTTGTCTATAACAAAATGCTGGCTAACCGCAAAGAAATATATGAACAATTCAAGGACGATAAAGAAGCACTAAAAGCGCAAAAATACTTGCTTCCTGCCGACTTCAAAAAAGAATTTGAGTGGCTTAAAGAAGTAGACAGTTTGGCACTTGCTAATGCCCAACTCAACCTGCAAACAGCTTATAAGAATTTCTTTCGCGATAAAATCATAGGTTTTCCAAAATTCAAAAGCAAGCACCACAGTAGAAAGTCCTATACTACCAATAATCAAGGTGGAACAATCCGGCTTGTTGATAATAAAACAATCCGATTGCCAAAACTAAAAGATGTAAGAATTAAACTCCATCGGCAAATGCCGCTACAAGCAGCCATAAAGTCTGCAACAATAAGCAAAACACCTACAGGCAAATATTATATAGCCATTTTGGTAGAATACGAAACTAAGATAAAACCTGTTACGCCAAAACCGGAAACTGTGTTAGGTCTGGATTATTCTTCAAAATCATTGTTTGTCGATAGCCAAGCGAACAATGCTGATTATCCAAAGTTCTACCGTAAGGCAGAGGAAAAACTAAGGAAAGCACAGCGTAAATTGTCCAAGCGGAAGAAAGAGGGTAAAAACCGCGAGAAACAACGCCGCAAGGTAGCCAAATTGCATGAGAAAGTAGCCAATCAGCGTAAAGACTTCTTGCACAAGCTGTCCAGACAGATAGCCAATGTCTATACAGCAATTGCAATCGAAGAGTTAAATATGCGAGGTATGGCGCAAAGCCTAAATCTGGCAAAATCCACAAATGATAATGGCTTCGGAATGCTCAAAACATTTCTGACGTACAAACTTGCAGAACAAGGAAAGCAGTTAGTCGTTATCGACAAATGGTTTCCGTCCAGTAAGAAGTGCAGCTTTTGTGGCAATGAAAACAAAGAGCTGACATTAGCGGACAGAGCTTGGACTTGTAGCCATTGTGGAGCAGAATTAGACCGTGACATCAATGCTGCCATCAATATCAAAAATGAAGGTTGCCGTATACTCAATATAGCCTAA